One Curtobacterium sp. BH-2-1-1 genomic region harbors:
- a CDS encoding EamA family transporter gives MRTRDRLLAVVVAVVWGLNFPATALALEHFPPFLLAALRFTLLAVPTVLLVPRPRIPFGRLLLVGFGLGVLQFAFLYLGMAAGLPSGLASLVLQASAPFTVVLAGVFLRERLTGRQVIGVTIAVAALAAIAVHRAQAAALMPVVLALCGALGWAIGNVATRRAGAANPLHLTLWWSIVPPVPMAVLSFVVEGPSRIGNALGTAFTAEALPADLGLLYIVLVATLVGYGIWSRLMAAYPSSTVAPFSMLVPVVGVFASWVAFGEVPDAVEIAAGVVVVAAVLWSSRPARSRPARVRPTRARPARVRPASSPVEVAPHAADAPPRSHDVPPADGLGGSSSDLGDPPPPPPAPAPTPTPALSPGAADAPR, from the coding sequence GTGCGCACCCGTGACCGTCTCCTCGCCGTGGTCGTCGCCGTCGTGTGGGGGCTCAACTTCCCCGCGACGGCCCTCGCCCTCGAGCACTTCCCGCCGTTCCTGCTCGCCGCGCTGCGGTTCACGCTGCTCGCGGTCCCGACCGTGCTGCTCGTCCCGCGCCCGAGGATCCCGTTCGGCCGGCTCCTGCTCGTCGGCTTCGGGCTCGGGGTCCTGCAGTTCGCGTTCCTGTACCTCGGCATGGCCGCGGGGCTCCCGTCCGGGTTGGCGTCGCTCGTCCTGCAGGCGTCGGCGCCGTTCACGGTGGTGCTCGCCGGGGTGTTCCTGCGCGAGCGGCTCACCGGTCGGCAGGTGATCGGGGTCACGATCGCGGTGGCGGCCCTGGCGGCGATCGCCGTGCACCGGGCGCAGGCGGCGGCGCTAATGCCCGTCGTGCTCGCGCTGTGCGGGGCGCTCGGGTGGGCGATCGGCAACGTCGCGACCCGGCGGGCCGGGGCGGCCAACCCGCTGCACCTGACGCTGTGGTGGTCGATCGTGCCGCCCGTGCCGATGGCCGTCCTTTCGTTCGTCGTCGAGGGGCCGTCGCGCATCGGGAACGCGCTCGGGACGGCGTTCACCGCAGAGGCGCTGCCGGCCGACCTCGGGCTGCTCTACATCGTGCTGGTGGCGACCCTCGTCGGGTACGGCATCTGGTCGCGGCTGATGGCGGCGTACCCGTCGAGCACCGTCGCGCCGTTCTCGATGCTCGTGCCCGTGGTCGGGGTGTTCGCCTCGTGGGTGGCGTTCGGGGAGGTGCCGGACGCGGTGGAGATCGCGGCCGGGGTCGTCGTGGTGGCCGCCGTGCTGTGGTCGTCCCGGCCCGCGCGGTCCCGCCCGGCACGGGTCCGCCCGACACGGGCCCGCCCTGCGCGGGTCCGCCCGGCGTCGTCGCCGGTCGAGGTCGCACCACACGCCGCGGACGCTCCGCCGAGGTCGCACGACGTGCCACCCGCCGACGGGCTGGGCGGCAGCTCGAGCGACCTCGGCGACCCGCCCCCGCCCCCGCCGGCACCGGCACCGACGCCGACGCCGGCGCTCAGCCCCGGTGCTGCCGACGCTCCGCGATGA